Proteins from a single region of Syngnathus scovelli strain Florida chromosome 7, RoL_Ssco_1.2, whole genome shotgun sequence:
- the elna gene encoding elastin isoform X12, whose amino-acid sequence MANGKVRLLLRGLFLVAAIQPTLQGGVYVPPGAGIGTGPGTGFFPGSTGGVPAGYKPAKAAGGYGGGGQGGVPGGLVPGGVGQTGFGIGGLGAGQGGKGPKPGYGNLGTGVLGGGGYGVGGLGGGGYGGYGGVPGGIFPGAGQKAGKRGAGGHLLPFGGAGTGTGTLPAGGPVIPQTGLPGGTGAGSGKKASKVPGVDVPGLYQGGFVPVNGFGNRGVLPGVATGNGLNQKSLGAGGQGGAGAGYGGQMQPGVFHGYPLKSPKTQGGQGAKPGGGKLPFGYGGFGNQGAGLPGGKSGPGSKPGFPIGTGVGTGGISAAQAKSAKYGLGGAGGFGAVAGGAGGFGPGAGGLGGGTGGRYPGQIPGAGYGPGSKAAKYGGVPGGVPGGLPGGVAGGVPGGVPGGVPGGVPGGGYLPSAKAAKYGGVPGGVPGGLPGGVPGGVPGGVPGGVPGGVPGGVPGGVPGGGGYLPSAKAAKYGGVPGGVPGGLPGGVPGGVPGGVPGGVPGGIPWGVPWGVPGGSRYLPSAKAAKYGGVPGGVPGGGVPGGVPGGVPGGLPGGGGYVPGAKAAKYAGGVPGGGAGRLSGGVPFGVPANVPGFGGYQPAAKANNYGGVAGGVPSGVPGGVPGGVPGSVPGGVPGFGGYQPGAKAAKYGGVPGGVPGGIPGGIPGGIPGGLPGGIPGGIPGGVPGGVPGGGYSPSAKAAKYGGVPGGVPGGVPGGVPGGVPGGVPGGVPGGVPGGVPGGVPGGGYSPSAKAAKYGGVPGGVPGGVPGGVPGGVPGAVPGWAPFAVPGGGQRYPGSGPYSPAAKAAKYGGAGAGFGTGGLGGAGAGFGTGGLGGAGAGFGTGGLGGAGAGFGTGGRGGAGAGFGTGGLGGAGAGFGTGGLGGAGVGGRPSLVPGGVGQYSPASKAAKYGGAAAGLGGTGLGGPHGGIGGVPGLVPGVGGGPYSAAAKAAKYGGLGAGIGTGGLGGTGTGIGGVPGLVPGGGTGGQYAAAAAKAAKYGGAGAGLGTAGVVGTGIGGVPGLVPGGVGNGQYNAAAAAAAKAAKYGGAGAGLGAGGLGGTGGQLPGFVPGGGQYSPAAKAAKYGGAGAGLGTGGPGGAGGQVPGFVPGGVGGGPYSAAAKAAKYGGAGAHLGTGGLERRGGQVPGFLPGGFGGGQYSAAAKAAKYGGAGAGLGTGGLGGSGGLGGTGVGGGPGLVPGGGQYPAAAGAAKAAKYGGAGAGLGTGGLGGTGVGVPGLLPGGAESGQYSGAAAKAAKYGISTGGGAGVGAGLAGAGVGAGTVGGAVPGAGLALPGATPHTAVSGLPDGSAVAVPSGTGATVAGKPPKNIGPSGSPFPGPTPSASNGKATELPQPNVGVGTGSKAPKPIPQGTGTGVGPGGVGYPYGVPYGVGTGTGAAVLPGAKPLKPPVVGGAGGGAGIPLAAGGYQGGLPYPSAGGLGGAGGGAKAPKPGYGNLGGGGGGGGYQPQQGGYVPAPLTPQQAKAAKYIGNPLQGFLGGAGGGGGGGAYRGGAVAACQGKYCGRRK is encoded by the exons ATGGCTAACGGAAAGGTTCGGCTGCTCCTCCGTGGACTCTTCCTCGTAGCGGCGATTCAGCCCACTCTGCAAGGAG GCGTGTATGTACCACCTGGTGCGGGCATAGGCACTGGACCAGGAACTGGATTCTTTCCAG GGTCTACGGGAGGAGTGCCCGCCGGCTATAAACCAGCTAAAGCAGCAG GTGGTTATGGAGGTGGCGGGCAAGGCGGCGTCCCGGGAGGTCTGGTGCCAGGAGGTGTTGGCCAGACTGGATTTGGTATTGGAGGACTTGGAGCAG GACAAGGTGGAAAAGGACCTAAACCAG GTTATGGAAATCTAGGAACCGGAGTTCTCGGAGGTGGCGGCTATGGAGTTGGAGGCCTCGGCGGTG GTGGTTATGGGGGATATGGAGGAGTCCCTGGTGGAATCTTCCCAGGAGCTGGACAGAAGGCTGGTAAAAGAG GTGCTGGAGGCCATCTGCTACCATTTGGAG GAGCCGGAACTGGAACTGGAACTCTTCCTGCTGGAG GCCCCGTGATCCCCCAGACAGGTTTGCCAGGAGGGACTGGTGCTGGATCAGGAAAGAAAGCTTCCAAAGTACCAG GTGTGGATGTACCAGGGCTTTATCAAGGTGGATTCGTACCAGTAAATG GATTTGGAAACCGCGGAGTTCTTCCAGGAGTTGCCACTGGCAATGGCCTCAATCAAAAATCCC TTGGAGCAGGGGGACAGGGTGGAGCAGGAGCAG GCTATGGTGGGCAAATGCAGCCCGGAGTGTTCCATGGATACCCTCTGAAATCACCCAAAACTCAAG GTGGCCAGGGAGCAAAACCTGGAGGCGGAAAACTTCCCTTTG GTTACGGCGGTTTTGGTAATCAAGGAGCTGGACTTCCGGGAGGTAAAAGTGGCCCCGGCTCAAAGCCTGGATTTCCTATTGGGACTG GAGTTGGCACTGGTGGCATCTCAGCTGCACAGGCCAAATCTGCCAAATATG GTTTGGGTGGTGCTGGTGGTTTTGGTGCTGTTGCTGGTGGTGCTGGTGGATTTGGTCCTGGTGCAGGTGGTTTGGGTGGTGGCACAGGTGGACGATATCCAGGGCAGATTCCAGGAG CAGGCTATGGACCTGGGTCCAAAGCTGCTAAATATG GTGGTGTGCCAGGTGGTGTTCCTGGTGGCCTTCCAGGTGGTGTTGCGGGTGGTGTTCCTGGTGGCGTTCCAGGTGGTGTTCCTGGTGGTGTTCCAGGTGGTGGATATTTACCATCAGCCAAAGCAGCGAAATATG GTGGTGTACCAGGGGGTGTACCAGGTGGTTTACCAGGTGGTGTACCAGGgggtgtaccaggaggtgtaccaggaggtgtcCCCGGAGGTGTACCAGGGGGCGTACCAGgaggtgtaccaggaggtggTGGATATCTTCCGTCAGCAAAAGCAGCTAAATACG GTGGTGTCCCAGGAGGTGTGCCAGGGGGTTTACCAGGTGGCGTACCAGGTGGTGTACCAGGTGGTGTACCAGGTGGCGTACCAGGGGGCATACCATGGGGTGTACCATGGGGTGTACCAGGGGGTAGTAGATATCTCCCATCAGCAAAAGCAGCTAAATATG GTGGTGTACCAGGCGGTGTACCTGGTGGTGGTGTTCCTGGTGGTGTACCGGGTGGCGTTCCAGGTGGCTTACCTGGAGGTGGCGGATATGTACCAGGAGCCAAAGCAGCTAAATACG CAGGTGGTGTTCCAGGTGGTGGAGCAGGGCGTTTGTCAGGTGGGGTACCATTCGGTGTACCTGCTAATGTACCAGGATTTGGTGGATATCAACCAGCAGCCAAAGCAAATAATTATG GAGGTGTAGCAGGTGGAGTACCAAGTGGTGTTCCTGGTGGTGTACCCGGTGGCGTACCAGGCAGTGTGCCCGGTGGTGTACCAGGATTTGGCGGATATCAGCCAGGAGCCAAAGCAGCTAAATATG GTGGCGTCCCTGGTGGAGTACCTGGTGGTATCCCTGGTGGCATACCTGGAGGCATCCCTGGTGGTCTACCTGGTGGCATCCCTGGAGGCATACCTGGTGGTGTACCTGGTGGTGTTCCAGGAGGTGGATATTCACCATCAGCCAAAGCAGCTAAATATG GGGGTGTACCTGGCGGTGTACCTGGTGGTGTACCTGGCGGTGTACCTGGCGGTGTACCTGGTGGTGTACCTGGTGGTGTACCTGGTGGCGTACCTGGTGGTGTTCCAGGTGGTGTACCAGGGGGTGGATATTCACCATCAGCCAAAGCAGCAAAATATG GtggtgtaccaggaggtgtacCAGGAGGAGTGCCAGGTGGTGTGCCAGGTGGTGTGCCAGGTGCTGTGCCAGGTTGGGCACCATTTGCAGTACCAGGAGGAGGTCAGAGATATCCAGGCTCTGGTCCATACTCACCAGCAGCCAAAGCAGCAAAATATG gaggagcaggagcaggatttGGAACAGGAGGACTgggaggagcaggagcaggatttGGAACAGGAGGACTgggaggagcaggagcaggatttGGAACAGGAGGACTgggaggagcaggagcagggttTGGAACAGGAGGACGgggaggagcaggagcagggttTGGAACAGGAGGACTgggaggagcaggagcagggttTGGAACAGGAGGACTGGGAGGAGCAGGAGTAGGGGGAAGACCTAGTTTGGTACCAGGAGGAGTTGGACAGTACTCTCCTGCTTCAAAAGCTGCCAAATATG GAGGAGCTGCAGCAGGGTTAGGAGGTACAGGATTGGGAGGACCACATGGAGGAATAGGGGGAGTACCAGGTTTAGTCCCAGGAGTAGGGGGTGGACCATACTCTGCTGCTGCAAAAGCTGCTAAATATG GAGGACTGGGGGCAGGGATAGGAACTGGAGGACTGGGAGGAACAGGAACAGGGATAGGCGGAGTACCTGGTTTAGTTCCAGGAGGAGGAACAGGTGGACAATACGCTGCTGCTGCGGCAAAGGCTGCCAAATACG GTGGAGCAGGAGCAGGGTTAGGAACAGCCGGAGTCGTAGGAACGGGAATAGGAGGAGTGCCCGGTCTGGTACCAGGAGGAGTTGGAAATGGACAATAcaatgctgctgccgctgctgctgcaaagGCTGCCAAATATG gaggagcaggagcagggttGGGAGCAGGAGGCCTCGGAGGAACAGGTGGACAATTACCTGGTTTTGTTCCTGGAGGTGGACAGTACTCTCCTGCTGCAAAAGCTGCCAAATATG GTGGAGCAGGAGCAGGGTTAGGAACCGGGGGACCGGGTGGTGCAGGTGGGCAAGTACCTGGTTTTGTTCCAGGAGGAGTTGGGGGTGGACCATACTCTGCTGCTGCAAAAGCTGCCAAATATG GAGGAGCAGGCGCTCACTTAGGAACTGGTGGACTGGAACGTAGAGGTGGGCAAGTACCTGGTTTTCTTCCCGGAGGATTTGGAGGTGGCCAATACTCTGCTGCTGCAAAAGCTGCTAAATACG GGGGAGCAGGAGCTGGGTTAGGAACAGGAGGCCTGGGGGGATCAGGAGGACTGGGAGGAACAGGAGTAGGAGGAGGGCCTGGTTTGGTACCAGGAGGAGGACAATACCCCGCCGCTGCTGGTGCTGCAAAAGCTGCCAAATATG GAGGAGCAGGGGCCGGATTAGGAACAGGAGGACTGGGAGGGACGGGAGTAGGAGTGCCTGGTTTATTACCCGGAGGAGCTGAAAGTGGACAATATTCTGGTGCTGCTGCAAAAGCTGCTAAATATG GAATCTcaacaggaggtggagcagggGTTGGCGCAGGATTAGCAGGAGCAGGAGTTGGAGCAGGAACAGTTGGAG GGGCTGTTCCTGGAGCGGGTCTTGCCTTGCCAGGAGCGACCCCACACACTGCAGTTAGCGGCCTCCCTGATGGTTCTGCCGTTGCTGTGCCGAGTGGCACCGGTGCTACCGTTGCTGGAAAGCCAC CAAAGAATATAGGCCCTTCTGGATCTCCTTTTCCAG GCCCCACCCCTAGTGCCTCAAATGGGAAGGCCACAGAGCTCCCACAGCCCA ATGTTGGTGTCGGCACAGGAAGCAAGGCACCGAAACCCATTCCACAAG GCACTGGAACAGGTGTTGGTCCAGGTGGAGTAGGTTACCCTTATGGAG TTCCTTATGGAGTTGGAACTGGAACAGGGGCTGCAGTGTTGCCTGGTGCAAAGCCCTTGAAACCTCCCG TTGTGGGGGGAGCAGGAGGTGGTGCAGGAATCCCTCTGGCAGCAGGAGGATACCAAG
- the elna gene encoding elastin isoform X14 encodes MANGKVRLLLRGLFLVAAIQPTLQGGVYVPPGAGIGTGPGTGFFPGSTGGVPAGYKPAKAAGGYGGGGQGGVPGGLVPGGVGQTGFGIGGLGAGQGGKGPKPGYGNLGTGVLGGGGYGVGGLGGGGYGGYGGVPGGIFPGAGQKAGKRGAGGHLLPFGGAGTGTGTLPAGGPVIPQTGLPGGTGAGSGKKASKVPGVDVPGLYQGGFVPVNGFGNRGVLPGVATGNGLNQKSLGAGGQGGAGAGYGGQMQPGVFHGYPLKSPKTQGGQGAKPGGGKLPFGYGGFGNQGAGLPGGKSGPGSKPGFPIGTGVGTGGISAAQAKSAKYGLGGAGGFGAVAGGAGGFGPGAGGLGGGTGGRYPGQIPGAGYGPGSKAAKYGGVPGGVPGGLPGGVAGGVPGGVPGGVPGGVPGGGYLPSAKAAKYGGVPGGVPGGLPGGVPGGVPGGVPGGVPGGVPGGVPGGVPGGGGYLPSAKAAKYGGVPGGLPGGLPGGVPGGVPGGVPGGVPGYGGYQPGAKAAKYGGVPGGVPGGVPGGVPGGVPGGVPGGVPGGVPGGGGYLPSAKAAKYGGVPGGVPGGLPGGVPGGVPGGVPGGVPGGIPWGVPWGVPGGSRYLPSAKAAKYGGVPGGVPGGGVPGGVPGGVPGGLPGGGGYVPGAKAAKYAGGVPGGGAGRLSGGVPFGVPANVPGFGGYQPAAKANNYGGVAGGVPSGVPGGVPGGVPGSVPGGVPGFGGYQPGAKAAKYGGVPGGVPGGIPGGIPGGIPGGLPGGIPGGIPGGVPGGVPGGGYSPSAKAAKYGGVPGGVPGGVPGGVPGGVPGGVPGGVPGGVPGGVPGGVPGGGYSPSAKAAKYGGVPGGVPGGVPGGVPGGVPGAVPGWAPFAVPGGGQRYPGSGPYSPAAKAAKYGGAGAGFGTGGLGGAGAGFGTGGLGGAGAGFGTGGLGGAGAGFGTGGRGGAGAGFGTGGLGGAGAGFGTGGLGGAGVGGRPSLVPGGVGQYSPASKAAKYGGAAAGLGGTGLGGPHGGIGGVPGLVPGVGGGPYSAAAKAAKYGGLGAGIGTGGLGGTGTGIGGVPGLVPGGGTGGQYAAAAAKAAKYGGAGAGLGTAGVVGTGIGGVPGLVPGGVGNGQYNAAAAAAAKAAKYGGAGAGLGAGGLGGTGGQLPGFVPGGGQYSPAAKAAKYGGAGAGLGTGGPGGAGGQVPGFVPGGVGGGPYSAAAKAAKYGGAGAHLGTGGLERRGGQVPGFLPGGFGGGQYSAAAKAAKYGGAGAGLGTGGLGGSGGLGGTGVGGGPGLVPGGGQYPAAAGAAKAAKYGGAGAGLGTGGLGGTGVGVPGLLPGGAESGQYSGAAAKAAKYGISTGGGAGVGAGLAGAGVGAGTVGGAVPGAGLALPGATPHTAVSGLPDGSAVAVPSGTGATVAGKPPKNIGPSGSPFPAGTKGQSPTGKCEPSF; translated from the exons ATGGCTAACGGAAAGGTTCGGCTGCTCCTCCGTGGACTCTTCCTCGTAGCGGCGATTCAGCCCACTCTGCAAGGAG GCGTGTATGTACCACCTGGTGCGGGCATAGGCACTGGACCAGGAACTGGATTCTTTCCAG GGTCTACGGGAGGAGTGCCCGCCGGCTATAAACCAGCTAAAGCAGCAG GTGGTTATGGAGGTGGCGGGCAAGGCGGCGTCCCGGGAGGTCTGGTGCCAGGAGGTGTTGGCCAGACTGGATTTGGTATTGGAGGACTTGGAGCAG GACAAGGTGGAAAAGGACCTAAACCAG GTTATGGAAATCTAGGAACCGGAGTTCTCGGAGGTGGCGGCTATGGAGTTGGAGGCCTCGGCGGTG GTGGTTATGGGGGATATGGAGGAGTCCCTGGTGGAATCTTCCCAGGAGCTGGACAGAAGGCTGGTAAAAGAG GTGCTGGAGGCCATCTGCTACCATTTGGAG GAGCCGGAACTGGAACTGGAACTCTTCCTGCTGGAG GCCCCGTGATCCCCCAGACAGGTTTGCCAGGAGGGACTGGTGCTGGATCAGGAAAGAAAGCTTCCAAAGTACCAG GTGTGGATGTACCAGGGCTTTATCAAGGTGGATTCGTACCAGTAAATG GATTTGGAAACCGCGGAGTTCTTCCAGGAGTTGCCACTGGCAATGGCCTCAATCAAAAATCCC TTGGAGCAGGGGGACAGGGTGGAGCAGGAGCAG GCTATGGTGGGCAAATGCAGCCCGGAGTGTTCCATGGATACCCTCTGAAATCACCCAAAACTCAAG GTGGCCAGGGAGCAAAACCTGGAGGCGGAAAACTTCCCTTTG GTTACGGCGGTTTTGGTAATCAAGGAGCTGGACTTCCGGGAGGTAAAAGTGGCCCCGGCTCAAAGCCTGGATTTCCTATTGGGACTG GAGTTGGCACTGGTGGCATCTCAGCTGCACAGGCCAAATCTGCCAAATATG GTTTGGGTGGTGCTGGTGGTTTTGGTGCTGTTGCTGGTGGTGCTGGTGGATTTGGTCCTGGTGCAGGTGGTTTGGGTGGTGGCACAGGTGGACGATATCCAGGGCAGATTCCAGGAG CAGGCTATGGACCTGGGTCCAAAGCTGCTAAATATG GTGGTGTGCCAGGTGGTGTTCCTGGTGGCCTTCCAGGTGGTGTTGCGGGTGGTGTTCCTGGTGGCGTTCCAGGTGGTGTTCCTGGTGGTGTTCCAGGTGGTGGATATTTACCATCAGCCAAAGCAGCGAAATATG GTGGTGTACCAGGGGGTGTACCAGGTGGTTTACCAGGTGGTGTACCAGGgggtgtaccaggaggtgtaccaggaggtgtcCCCGGAGGTGTACCAGGGGGCGTACCAGgaggtgtaccaggaggtggTGGATATCTTCCGTCAGCAAAAGCAGCTAAATACG GTGGTGTCCCAGGAGGTCTACCAGGTGGTCTACCAGGGGGTGTGCCAGGTGGTGTGCCCGGTGGAGTGCCCGGTGGTGTACCAGGATATGGTGGATATCAGCCAGGAGCCAAAGCAGCTAAATATG GGGGCGTACCAGGGGGTGTACCAGGGGGCGTACCAGGGGGCGTACCAGGGGGCGTACCAGGTGGCGTACCAGGGGGTGTACCAGGGGGTGTACCTGGAGGTGGTGGATATCTCCCGTCAGCCAAAGCAGCTAAATATG GTGGTGTCCCAGGAGGTGTGCCAGGGGGTTTACCAGGTGGCGTACCAGGTGGTGTACCAGGTGGTGTACCAGGTGGCGTACCAGGGGGCATACCATGGGGTGTACCATGGGGTGTACCAGGGGGTAGTAGATATCTCCCATCAGCAAAAGCAGCTAAATATG GTGGTGTACCAGGCGGTGTACCTGGTGGTGGTGTTCCTGGTGGTGTACCGGGTGGCGTTCCAGGTGGCTTACCTGGAGGTGGCGGATATGTACCAGGAGCCAAAGCAGCTAAATACG CAGGTGGTGTTCCAGGTGGTGGAGCAGGGCGTTTGTCAGGTGGGGTACCATTCGGTGTACCTGCTAATGTACCAGGATTTGGTGGATATCAACCAGCAGCCAAAGCAAATAATTATG GAGGTGTAGCAGGTGGAGTACCAAGTGGTGTTCCTGGTGGTGTACCCGGTGGCGTACCAGGCAGTGTGCCCGGTGGTGTACCAGGATTTGGCGGATATCAGCCAGGAGCCAAAGCAGCTAAATATG GTGGCGTCCCTGGTGGAGTACCTGGTGGTATCCCTGGTGGCATACCTGGAGGCATCCCTGGTGGTCTACCTGGTGGCATCCCTGGAGGCATACCTGGTGGTGTACCTGGTGGTGTTCCAGGAGGTGGATATTCACCATCAGCCAAAGCAGCTAAATATG GGGGTGTACCTGGCGGTGTACCTGGTGGTGTACCTGGCGGTGTACCTGGCGGTGTACCTGGTGGTGTACCTGGTGGTGTACCTGGTGGCGTACCTGGTGGTGTTCCAGGTGGTGTACCAGGGGGTGGATATTCACCATCAGCCAAAGCAGCAAAATATG GtggtgtaccaggaggtgtacCAGGAGGAGTGCCAGGTGGTGTGCCAGGTGGTGTGCCAGGTGCTGTGCCAGGTTGGGCACCATTTGCAGTACCAGGAGGAGGTCAGAGATATCCAGGCTCTGGTCCATACTCACCAGCAGCCAAAGCAGCAAAATATG gaggagcaggagcaggatttGGAACAGGAGGACTgggaggagcaggagcaggatttGGAACAGGAGGACTgggaggagcaggagcaggatttGGAACAGGAGGACTgggaggagcaggagcagggttTGGAACAGGAGGACGgggaggagcaggagcagggttTGGAACAGGAGGACTgggaggagcaggagcagggttTGGAACAGGAGGACTGGGAGGAGCAGGAGTAGGGGGAAGACCTAGTTTGGTACCAGGAGGAGTTGGACAGTACTCTCCTGCTTCAAAAGCTGCCAAATATG GAGGAGCTGCAGCAGGGTTAGGAGGTACAGGATTGGGAGGACCACATGGAGGAATAGGGGGAGTACCAGGTTTAGTCCCAGGAGTAGGGGGTGGACCATACTCTGCTGCTGCAAAAGCTGCTAAATATG GAGGACTGGGGGCAGGGATAGGAACTGGAGGACTGGGAGGAACAGGAACAGGGATAGGCGGAGTACCTGGTTTAGTTCCAGGAGGAGGAACAGGTGGACAATACGCTGCTGCTGCGGCAAAGGCTGCCAAATACG GTGGAGCAGGAGCAGGGTTAGGAACAGCCGGAGTCGTAGGAACGGGAATAGGAGGAGTGCCCGGTCTGGTACCAGGAGGAGTTGGAAATGGACAATAcaatgctgctgccgctgctgctgcaaagGCTGCCAAATATG gaggagcaggagcagggttGGGAGCAGGAGGCCTCGGAGGAACAGGTGGACAATTACCTGGTTTTGTTCCTGGAGGTGGACAGTACTCTCCTGCTGCAAAAGCTGCCAAATATG GTGGAGCAGGAGCAGGGTTAGGAACCGGGGGACCGGGTGGTGCAGGTGGGCAAGTACCTGGTTTTGTTCCAGGAGGAGTTGGGGGTGGACCATACTCTGCTGCTGCAAAAGCTGCCAAATATG GAGGAGCAGGCGCTCACTTAGGAACTGGTGGACTGGAACGTAGAGGTGGGCAAGTACCTGGTTTTCTTCCCGGAGGATTTGGAGGTGGCCAATACTCTGCTGCTGCAAAAGCTGCTAAATACG GGGGAGCAGGAGCTGGGTTAGGAACAGGAGGCCTGGGGGGATCAGGAGGACTGGGAGGAACAGGAGTAGGAGGAGGGCCTGGTTTGGTACCAGGAGGAGGACAATACCCCGCCGCTGCTGGTGCTGCAAAAGCTGCCAAATATG GAGGAGCAGGGGCCGGATTAGGAACAGGAGGACTGGGAGGGACGGGAGTAGGAGTGCCTGGTTTATTACCCGGAGGAGCTGAAAGTGGACAATATTCTGGTGCTGCTGCAAAAGCTGCTAAATATG GAATCTcaacaggaggtggagcagggGTTGGCGCAGGATTAGCAGGAGCAGGAGTTGGAGCAGGAACAGTTGGAG GGGCTGTTCCTGGAGCGGGTCTTGCCTTGCCAGGAGCGACCCCACACACTGCAGTTAGCGGCCTCCCTGATGGTTCTGCCGTTGCTGTGCCGAGTGGCACCGGTGCTACCGTTGCTGGAAAGCCAC CAAAGAATATAGGCCCTTCTGGATCTCCTTTTCCAG CTGGTACAAAAGGTCAAAGTCCAACTGGCAAGTGTGAACcatctttttaa